In Chitinophaga sp. HK235, a single window of DNA contains:
- a CDS encoding polysaccharide deacetylase family protein, whose protein sequence is MSTRRTFIKQTGKIGALSLLPFTDLLNIPTQEHAMNTATRWADGSRLVVSISMQFESGGQPDNAESPFPQNMEKGYSDLPAATWYQYGYKEGIPRMLDNWDKLGIKVTSHMVGSAVLNNPRLAKEIVDRGHEAAAHGMNWSAQYNLPYEDEKKFIKDGLDAVKKVTGATTVGYNANWLRRGENTLKILQELGFTYHIDDLSRDEPFIIRVNNRDFAVVPYTLRNNDILLIEGRHFSVDQFFSQVKADFDQLYAEGEFKRRQLSISFHDRIGGTPQMVKTAYDLIKYMQQHKGVSFKRKDQIAEMILHDKTAIREK, encoded by the coding sequence ATGAGCACAAGACGGACATTCATCAAACAAACCGGTAAAATCGGCGCACTCAGCCTTTTGCCGTTCACAGATTTACTAAATATCCCAACACAGGAACATGCTATGAACACAGCCACCCGATGGGCAGATGGCTCCAGATTAGTCGTGTCTATCTCCATGCAATTCGAATCAGGTGGACAACCCGATAATGCGGAGAGCCCATTCCCGCAGAATATGGAAAAAGGATACAGCGATTTGCCGGCAGCAACCTGGTATCAATATGGCTACAAGGAAGGCATTCCCCGGATGCTGGATAACTGGGATAAACTGGGCATTAAGGTAACCTCACATATGGTGGGATCCGCGGTGCTCAACAATCCCCGGCTGGCAAAGGAAATAGTGGACCGGGGCCATGAAGCTGCTGCCCATGGAATGAACTGGAGCGCACAGTATAATCTGCCCTATGAAGATGAAAAGAAATTTATAAAGGACGGGCTGGATGCTGTTAAAAAAGTTACAGGAGCTACTACCGTAGGATATAACGCCAACTGGCTGCGCAGAGGGGAAAACACCCTGAAAATACTGCAGGAGCTTGGGTTTACCTATCATATTGATGATTTAAGCAGAGATGAGCCCTTTATCATCCGGGTAAATAACCGGGATTTTGCGGTGGTGCCTTATACACTGAGAAATAATGATATACTGCTCATTGAAGGAAGACATTTTTCGGTAGACCAGTTTTTCTCTCAGGTAAAGGCAGATTTTGACCAGCTGTATGCTGAAGGAGAATTTAAAAGAAGACAGCTGTCCATCAGCTTCCACGACCGTATCGGAGGTACGCCACAGATGGTAAAGACGGCATACGATCTCATTAAATACATGCAACAGCACAAAGGTGTTTCTTTCAAACGTAAAGACCAGATCGCTGAAATGATATTACATGACAAGACTGCCATCCGGGAAAAATAA